The Fodinibius salicampi DNA window AGTATTTATTGTACGAACTGCGTTGTTTTTAACTGTAAGCCCTATAACGACCCAGCGTTTAAGCGGAAGGCGCAAGAATGTTGAGTTGATTAATAATGAACGGAAAACTAAAAAACAGAACAGACGCCGTGCCCTCCAAAGCCATGCCTAGTGCTATAATCTTCAGCCGAATATCACTTTAGCGCAGGAGGGAGACCTGCCAAGTTGATACGCTGTTTATGCTTCCATTATTTTCTTTTAGTTAATATGGAGAAAATAAGTGGTACTTAAATAGTAGCTTACAATATATTCTTCAAAAATTCCTTTTAAAATAAGGGATGTATATTTTGCCTGAAAAAGTATCTACAGAACGTCAAACTTCCGTTCAAGTTTCGTTTCAACAAGTTTCTTAAATCGTACATCGCTGCGAATTGAATCAAATATGGGATCAATAAATACGCGATGGTTGAATCTTAGATTTTGGTCTATAAGCTGTAATGCAACTTCTATTTCACCAATCATTAATGAAGAGTAAAGTCGTGGCGGGTTAGGTAAAGAATCATTTTTAAAGCTTTTAAGAGTTTCAGCCCTTTGCCCCATTGCTGCAGAGATGATGGTTTTTTTCCAACCGGTATTATGTCCCCATATTTCATTAAGCATTGTACTTGCATTCTCAATTAATGCAATGGCCTCTTCTTCTCTACCCTTGTTAAAAAGTTGTTGGCTCCGTTTTAAACGGGCTGTACTCAAATACTTTTTAGTATTGGGATATAAGCTGCCAAGTTTTAACGAGGTCTCCAGTTCTGTGATAGCATTTTCATATTTTCGATCACAGTAATAGGTATATCCTAAACCATGGTGGGCCGCCCAGGATACTGGGTCAACGCTTACGGCTTTCTCCATTTTAATTAAGGCCTCATTAATATCGCCCATTCTCAAATGATGCCATCCATATTCAACTAATGTTTCACTGTGACTGGGATTCAACTCCAATGCCCGCTCGAATGAATTTTTACTCTGTTCCCAGTTTCTGTATACATACCCGTAAGCAATGGCCTGTACCAGATAAGCATTAACCATTGTTGAATCCAGGGAAAGAGCCTTTTCAGAAGCTTCCATTGCTAATCTTGATGCATTTTCAATAGATATTCCTTCAACTCCTGTCACATTTTTATTGAATCTGGAAATTCGCCCCAGGCGTTGAATCGCTAGTGCCAATTCAGAATAGGCTGGAGCAAATGTTGAATCGATGTTAATAGATTCTTCAAAATACTCAACGGCACTAACAATATTGCCGGGTTCATTCATATCCAACAAATATTTACCCCTCAGATAAAGATGGTATGCAATTTCATTTACATCTCTTTGGTCGGAAATATACTGTCGTTCTACAGGCAGCAATTCAGCCTCAAGTTCATCCGCTATATGAGTTGCAACTTCACTCTGCACAGCAAGAATATTTTCCATTCTTCTGTAGTAGCTTTTCGTCCATAAGTTATGACCGGACCGGGCATTGATTAATTTAGCGGTAATCCGGATATCGTCTCCGGCTCTCTGCACGCTTCCCTCAACAACTGCGTTAACTCCAAGTTCACGAGCAATTTCCCGAATACCCTTTTGCTGACCCAGGTATTGCATTACTGAAGTTCGGGAGATCACTGACAAGTCGGGCACGCGCGCCAACTTTGTAAGTATTTCTTCGGTCATCCCGATGCTAAAATAATCAATGCTGTCAGGTGCATTAATATATGTAAATGGCAAAACCGCTATAGTATGACCTTCGCCGATTATGCCTGCGGACTGTTGGTTTGGCTGCCAGCTCCAAGTATAGAATCCTATTAACAGAATGATGATACCAGCAACGATTGCCCCTGCAGGCCAAAATATCATTTTTTTACTCGTGGGTTTAACAGGCGGTTGATCTGAAATTTTGTTAGCTCCCCGTGTATTTTCTTCAGCAGAGCTTGCCTTTGATTTTTTATTAGGGGAGAAAGATTGGGGATTTTCTGGGGCTATATCTTGCTCATTTTGGGCCTGTTTAGAGAAATATCCTTTCTTTAGGTTTTTAGCAAGCAACTGAAGGTCATCGGGAGGTTGTACTCCCAATTCTTTCTCCAGATGCAATTTATACTCATCGTAGGCTCTTACAGCATTGCTATTTAGACCATTGCGTACTAAAAGTTTTAAATAGCTACTCTGGTGCTGCTGGGACAAAGGTATCAGCTGTATAGCTTTTGCCGCCATCTCTACTGCGTAACTGATGTTACCTTCCTCTTCTAATTCATCAGAAAGTAAAATGTATCCATCGGCCGCCCGCTTTCGGAGTCTTGCTCTTTCTCTATCAAGCCAGTCCTGAAAATGATTGGAAATTTTTTTTACGTGTAATCCCTGAAGCATATCTCCCTTATAGAAGTCAATAGCTTTTTGGAATTGACCTTTGTCCATTGCCTCCTCAAATTCTATTACATCACACCAGACCAGATCCCTATTTATAGCTATTTCTTCCATGCCCCTGTTAATGATAATCTCCTTTCCCAAAGCATCCCGAATATTATAAAGAAGATTGCTGAGCGCATTCCTGGCATTTTTT harbors:
- a CDS encoding BTAD domain-containing putative transcriptional regulator, encoding MINFRILGSLTIQEDNKEHDHSFLYGPKRLALFTYLLLARPRGYHRRDRLIAIFWPDMGQKNARNALSNLLYNIRDALGKEIIINRGMEEIAINRDLVWCDVIEFEEAMDKGQFQKAIDFYKGDMLQGLHVKKISNHFQDWLDRERARLRKRAADGYILLSDELEEEGNISYAVEMAAKAIQLIPLSQQHQSSYLKLLVRNGLNSNAVRAYDEYKLHLEKELGVQPPDDLQLLAKNLKKGYFSKQAQNEQDIAPENPQSFSPNKKSKASSAEENTRGANKISDQPPVKPTSKKMIFWPAGAIVAGIIILLIGFYTWSWQPNQQSAGIIGEGHTIAVLPFTYINAPDSIDYFSIGMTEEILTKLARVPDLSVISRTSVMQYLGQQKGIREIARELGVNAVVEGSVQRAGDDIRITAKLINARSGHNLWTKSYYRRMENILAVQSEVATHIADELEAELLPVERQYISDQRDVNEIAYHLYLRGKYLLDMNEPGNIVSAVEYFEESINIDSTFAPAYSELALAIQRLGRISRFNKNVTGVEGISIENASRLAMEASEKALSLDSTMVNAYLVQAIAYGYVYRNWEQSKNSFERALELNPSHSETLVEYGWHHLRMGDINEALIKMEKAVSVDPVSWAAHHGLGYTYYCDRKYENAITELETSLKLGSLYPNTKKYLSTARLKRSQQLFNKGREEEAIALIENASTMLNEIWGHNTGWKKTIISAAMGQRAETLKSFKNDSLPNPPRLYSSLMIGEIEVALQLIDQNLRFNHRVFIDPIFDSIRSDVRFKKLVETKLERKFDVL